A stretch of DNA from Pseudomonadota bacterium:
ACCGATCTCACCGCCATCGAACAGGCCATCAACGAGAAAACCAGGTTTGTCTACCTTGAGACCATCGGCAATCCGAAGATGGACGTCCCCGACCTCGCCAAAGCGGCGGAGATCGCGCATCGGCACGGCCTGCCGCTGCTGGTCGACAACACCCTCGCCACCCCGTACCTCTGCCGCCCGATTGAGCTTGGCGCAGATATTGTCATTCACTCCACCACCAAGTACCTGAGCGGGCATGGCGATGCCTCGGGCGGGGTGGTGATCGACAGCGGCAGGTTCGACTGGACCGGGGAACGTTTCCCCGACCTGAAACCATTCATCGACCGCAAAGGAGCACTCGCCTACCTCGACAAGGTATGGCGGGAGCATCACATCAATTTCGGAACCACCCAGGCCCCACTTCATGCGTACCTGACCATGCTCGGCCTCGACACCCTGGCGCTTAGAATGGAACGGCATCTGAAAAACTGCCTGAAGGTTGCAGAATTCCTGCAAGGCCGGCCGGAAGTAAAGTGGATCAAGTACTCGGGGCTCGGTGACAGCCCTTCCCACAGGACGGCAGTCAGTCAGTTCGGCGGTCTTGGCTTCGGCGGCGTCCTGTCCTTCGGCCTCGCCGACCAGGAACAATGTTTCCAATTCATCAACAACCTGGAGCTGATTTACCATCTGGCAAATCTGGGCGATTGCAAAAGCCTGGTCATTCATCCATACTCCTCCCAGTACCTTTCTTTTCCCGAGGAAACACGCCGGATGCTGTCCATTACCTCCGATCTTGTAAGGCTCTCGGTTGGAATCGAATCCGTCAAGGACATCTGCCGCGACCTGGGCCAGGCCCTGGACCGGTTATCGGACAAAAAAAGTTTTAAGTTATAAGTTTTAAGTTTCAAGTTGTGGAAGTATTCTAATCAGAACAGAAAACGATGAGGTTTCGGCAGAAATCCTTTAACCTGAAGCGTGCAAAGAAAGCTATGACGCCTGAAGAACAATATCATCTGATCGTAAATCACCACAACTCTTCACTCTTCACCCTTCACTTCTCACTTTCTTCCCTATGAGCGAATATATCGAACACGACCCAGGAAGTACTTCGGCGGGACTGACCGAAAAGAAGTATTTCACCTTCGGCAGCCGGGAGAACGGGCTTACCCTGGAGAGCGGCTCTTCGATCGGCCCGCTGACCATCGCCTACGAGACCTTGGGGACCCTGAGCCGTAAAAAAGATAATGCCATTCTCGTAACCCACGCCCTGTCCGGCGACTCACACATGGCCGGCTGTTACACCGCAAAGGATCCCAAGCCGGGCTGGTGGGATATCATGATCGGACCGGGCAAGGGGATTGATACCGACAAATACTTCGTGATCTGCTCCAATGTGCTCGGCGGCTGCATGGGCACGAGCGGCCCTTCCTCCATCAATCCCTCGACCGGCTGCCAGTATGGACTGCAGTTTCCGGTCGTCACCATTGGTGATATGGTCAAGGCGCAGAAGCGACTGATCGACCACCTGGGGGTCGAAAAACTCCTGTCGGTGATCGGCGGCTCCATTGGCGGAATGCAGGTCCTGGAATGGAGTGTCAGGTATCCGGAGATGCTGGCCTCGGCGGTACCGCTTGCCACCACCACCCGCCACTCGGCCCTTGCCATCGCCTTCAACGAGATCGGCAGGCAGGCGATCATGACCGATCCGAACTGGAACAAGGGCGCCTATTACGACGGGCCCAAACCCGATCTCGGCCTGGCGGTGGCGAGAATGGTCGGTCACGTCACCTATCTTTCCGATGAGGCCATGCGCAACAAATTCGGCAGAAGGCTGCAGAACCGCAGCGACTTTTCCTTTAACTTCGATGTGGATTTTCAGGTTGAAAGCTACCTTCGGTATCAGGGTGCAAAATTTGTCCAGCGCTTTGATGCCAACTCCTTCCTCTACATCACCAAGGCCGCCGATTATTTCGACCTCAGCGCCCAGCATGGCGGAGGTTCTGAAATCGAGGCCTTCTCGCGGGCCCGGGCCAAATTCCTGGTGGTCTCATTCACCTCCGACTGGCTCTACCCCACCTATCAGTCGAAGGCGATGGTCAAAGCAATGAAAAAAAACGGCCTCGATGTGAGTTTCTGCGAAATCACCGCCGAATGCGGGCACGATGCGTTCCTGCTGCCGAACGACCGGCTCTCCAGACTGATCCGCAGCTTTCTTGAACGGGTGGCCCGCCATGAGCGAAAATAAGATGCGCTACGATCTGCAGATCATCGCCTCCTGGGTGGAACCGGGGAGCAAAGTACTCGATCTCGGCTGCGGCTCGGGGGAGCTGCTCCAATATCTCGAAGAGACGAAAAACATCACCGGCACCGGAATCGAAGGTTCCGAGGAACTCGCCACCCGGGCCATCGACAAGGGACTGCAGGTCCTGCAGGGCGATATCAACGAGGAGGTGCTCGACTACCAGGACGATTATTTTGATTATGTGGTCCTGAGCCAGACCCTGCAGCAGGTTTTCGAGCCCCATGTCCTGATCCGGGAACTTTTACGGATCGGCCGGTTCGTGATCGTTTCCTTTCCTAACTTCAGCCACTGGTCGATCCGCCTGCAGCTGCTCTTCAACGGCTACGCGCCCAAGAACAGTCAGCTCCCCTACGAGTGGTACGACACCCCGAATATCCGGGTGATCACCATTGAGGATTTCCGGAAATTTGCCAGGCGTTCTCCCGGATGCAGGATTATCAAAGAAGCGGCGATCAACACCGAAAGCCATGGCCGGAAAGGGAAGATCATCACCTTTCTGCCGAATCTCCGGGCGACTTACGGGATATTCCTGATCAGCAGAAAATAATCCCCGACCCTTAATTTTAACTTCCCGGATGATTATTACTGTAAAATGACCTTCAGGACAGACAACTCGGACAAGGTGAAACCCATGTTTTCCAAAGATATTGAAAACAATCAATGCATTGATGACGCCGAAAACACCAGTCACCTGTATGACGATATCCCGCCGGTGGTCAGGGAACTAGCCGCCTCCTGCAAAAAACACGGCTGCTTCGACCATCTCGGCGCCATTCCCATTCCGACCCACCGGACGGTGGTCCAGATCATTGACCAGGCGCGGCGGATCCTGTTTCCCGGCTATTTTTCCTCGGTTTCGATCAACCCGGCCAACCTTGAATACTGCCTCGGGCAGGAAACCACTGAACTCTTCGAAAATCTGGCCGGCCAGATCATCCAGGCCATCCAGCACGAATGCTTCCAGGCCCGCCAGACCTGCACCCGCTGCAAGGTCCAGGGGTATGAGATTGCGGTCAAATTCATTCAGTCCCTGCCTGAAATCAGCGCGATTCTTGCCACCGATATTCAGGCCGCTCTTGATGGCGACCCGGCAGCCAAAGGAGCGGACGAGGTGATTTTCAGCTATCCGGGGCTGCTCGCGATCAGTATTTACCGCCTGGCCCACAAACTCCGGGAACTGAACGTCCCGGTGCTGCCCCGGATCATGACCGAGCATGCCCATAGCCTCACCGGCATCGACATCCACCCCGGAGCGACCATCGGGAAGAGCTTCTTCATCGATCACGGCACCGGGGTGGTGATCGGGGAAACCACCACCATCGGCAACAGGGTCAGACTGTATCAGGGGGTCACCCTGGGAGCCCTTTCCCTGCCGAGGGATGCCGGAAACCGCTATCGCAACGTCAAGAGACACCCGACCATCGAGGATGACGTCATCATCTACGCCAATACCACGATCCTCGGCGGCGAAACCGTAATCGGCGCCCGGGCGGTGATCGGCGGCAATATCTGGCTCACCGAAAGTGTGCCGCCGGACACCAAGGTCATCCTGAAAAAACCGGAGCTGGTCTATTCAGGTAACGGTAAGGATTAAGATTTCAGCCCCTCCCAATTGAACAAGGAGAACCAGATGAACAGGATATTCCCGGACGTTTCCAAGGCCATCGGCATGACCCCCCTGGTCAGACTGAACAATATCGCAACCGGTCTCGGGGCAACGATTTACGCCAAGCTTGAATCCGCAAACCCGCTGTTCTGTGTGAAAGACAGGATCGGGGTGGCCATGATCGACGCTGCCGAAAAAGAGGGATTGATCAATCCGGAAACCGTGATCATCGAACCGACCAGCGGCAATACCGGCATCGCCCTGGCCTATATTTGCGCAGCGCGGAAGTACCGGCTGATCCTGACCATGCCCGAGACCATGAGTATGGAACGGAGAATGCTGTTAAAACATTTCGGGGCCGAACTGGTTCTCACTCCGGGACCGGAAGGAATGAAGGGGGCGATCAACAAAGCCATCGAACTCCACGGGCAAACGGCCAATTCTTTCATGCCCAACCAGTTCGAAAACCCGGCCAATCCGGAAATTCACCGCCGGACAACCGCCGAAGAGATCTGGAACGACACCGATGGTGGTGTAGATATCTTTGTCGCCGGAGTGGGAACAGGCGGCACGATTACCGGGGTGTCTGAGGTAATCAAGAAACGAAAGCCTTCGCTGAGATCCGTTGCGGTGGAACCTGCAGCCTCACCTGTTCTGTCCGGGGGGAATCCTGGCCCGCATAAAATACAGGGCATCGGCGCCGGTTTTGTCCCGAAAATTCTGAACACCGAGATGATCGATGAGGTCATCCAGGTGACAAATGAGCAAGCCATTGAAACGGCGCGCGCACTGGCGAAAAAAGACGGCATTCTCTGCGGCATCTCTTCCGGGGCCGCCGCCTGGGCGGCCCTTAAGCTTGGTGCGCGGCCTGAAAACGCAGGCAAAATGATTGTGGTGATTCTGCCGGACACCGGCGAGAGATACCTGACCACCGATCTCATGGAGAAATAAGATCAATCGGATCGGCCCTGTCGCCCGTAGACATCTTCAAACCTGACGATATCGTCCTCGCCCAGATAACTTCCGGTCTGGATTTCGATCAATTCAAGCTGGATCACCCCGGGATTTTCCAGGCGGTGCTTCTCACCAACCGGGATGTAGGTTGACTGGTTTTCGCTGACGGTCAGAACTTTCTCGCCCACCGTGACCTTTGCCGTACCTCTTACCACCACCCAATGCTCAGCCCGGTGGTGATGCATCTGCAGGGAAAGGCTTGCGCCCGGCTTGACAATAATCCTTTTCACCTGAAAACGGTCTGCGGCATCAATCCCTTCATAAGATCCCCAGGGTCGGTACACACGTCGGTGCAGTTTTGCTTCGCAGCGGTTCGCTTTGCTCAACTGCTCGACAATCGCCTTCACATCCTGGCTTCGACCCTTCGGCGCCACCACTACCGCATCGGCCGTTTCAACCACGACATGGTCGTCCAGACCCACTGCGGCGAGCAGACGACTCTCGGAGCGGAGATAGCAGTTTGTGACATCTTTAACGAGCACATCACCATTGATCACGTTGCCGTTTGCATCACTCCGGCTCACCTCATGCAGGGAGCGCCACGAACCGACATCACTCCAGCCGCAATCAAGGGGAATGACCACAGCCTTGTCGGTCTTTTCCATAACCGCATAATCGATAGAATCCGACGGGCAGGCCTCAAACTTATCCTGGGCAAGACGGATAAAGTCAAGATCCATGCTCCTCCCGGCAAAAGCCCTGCGGCAGGAGTCGAGGATCTCCGGGGCGAATTTTTCAATCTCGGCCAGCAGGACCGAGGCCTTGAACATGAACATCCCACTGTTCCAGAGATACTGGCCCGACTCAAGATAGCGAGTGGCTGTGGCCAGATCCGGCTTCTCGACAAAACGGTCTACCTGGAACGCGCTATCTTCAGCAAGAGGTTTTCCTTTACAGATATAGCCATAGCCGGTTTCCGGCAGATCCGGAACGATCCCGAAGGTGAGCAGACTGCCGGCTGCGGCGAGCTTTTCACCCGCTGCCACCGCTTCGGCGAAAGCCATTTCATCCCTGATCACATGGTCGGCCGGGAGCAGCAGAATGACCGGATCTCCACCACCCTCCACCGCCAGTAATGATGCGAGCACTGCCGCCGGAGCAGTATTCCTGCCCACCGGTTCGAGGATGATCCCGCCTGATCCGACCTGAATGCCCTGCAATTGTTCTCCGACCAGGAACCGGTGCTCGTGATTGCAGATAATCAGCGGCGGCTCTGCCCCATCAACTTTGACAACCCTTTCAACCGTTGCCTGCAGCATGGTCCGTTTTTCGGCCAAAGGCAGAAACTGCTTCGGATACAACCCTCTGGACAGGGGCCAGAGCCTGGTCCCCGATCCACCAGCCAGAATCACTGGGATCATAGAAAATATCTCCTGGAATGAATTATCAGCTGAACTGAACATATCAACAAGTCATCATAAACATTACTTGACTATTGAATCCTGGCGATATATTTAACACATTTTCAAAAATTTGTAGTAGATTACGGGATCTTTTCCTGATGCTACAAACCTATAATTTTAAAAGCCTCAAAGCCAGCACGCGCCTTACCTATTTCAAACCAGATCGAGAATAATGACTGAGAAGCAGATAATCAAGAGAGTATATCAAGAGGTAAAACCGTATCGATCGACCATGATAATCGCCATGATCTGCATGGCCTTTGTCGCAAGCCTGAGCGCATTGCAGGCCTATATGGTCAAACCTCTTCTTGACAAGATATTCTTTGAAAAGAACAGCACGATCCTGAACATTCTCCCAATTGCCCTGATTGCGATTTTTTTAGCGAAAGGTTTCTTTTATTACGGGTACAACGTGCTACTGGAGAAGGTTGGGCAAAGTGTAATATTAAAATTGCGAAAAAAGATATACGACCACCTTCTCACTCTCGACATTTCATTTTTCCACAACACGCCAACCGGAGAGCTGATTTCAAGAGTAATTTCGGATGTAACCTTGATGCAGACCGCTGTCTCTCACTCACTCATTGGCATTCTCAAAGACTGCCTGCAAGTAATCAGTCTTCTGGGGGTCATTTTCTATCAGGACTGGAAACTGGCATCAATTTCAATGATATTTTTGCCCTTGTCAATATTGCCGATAGTTTATTTTGGCCGAATACACCGGAGTTTAAGCACCAAGACGCAACAGACAATGGCACAGGTTTCGAACAACCTCCATGAGATCATCGGCGGCAATCGGATAGTCAAAGCCTTCTGCATGGAAGGTTATGAAAGCTTAAGATTTTTCGGAATCATTGAGAAACTTTTCGGGATCTTTATCACCGAAGCAAAAGTGAAAAGTTTTTCCCACTCGTTCATGGAGCTTGTGGGGGGGATATTTGTGGCCTGGGTTATCTGGTATGGAGGCCACGAAGTCCTTGCCGACCACTCTACCCCCGGAACATTCTTCTCCTTTTTAACAGCTCTGGTCATGATCTATGAGCCAATCAAAGGACTGAGCAAGGTCAACAGTTCAGTCCAACAGGGATTCGCTTCTGCAACAAGGGTGTACACAGTTCTTGACACAGAACCTCGAATACTTGATTCCCCTTCTGCAGAAAACATTCCATTGATGAGTGAGGGTATTGAGTTCAAAGATGTAACTTTCACGTATGACAACAAAATCACTGTCCTTGACCATATAAATCTTACCATCAGGAAAGGTGAGGCTCTTGCCTTGGTCGGGACCAGTGGTGCAGGAAAAACCACTCTTGTCAATCTCGTCCCCCGTTTTTATGAAACCGGTGCGGGACAGGTCCTGCTTGATGGTCGAGATATCAAGAACGTGACGATCAAGTCTCTGCGCAACCAGATAGCAATGGTCACCCAGCAGACGATTTTATTCAACGACACCATTCGCAATAATATCGCCTACGGTGACCCGGAAAAATCAGAGGAAGATATCATCAATGCAGCGAAAGCTGCTTTCGCTCTTGATTTTATCAACAATCTCCCTGATGGCTTTGATACTGTGATCGGGGAGGGCGGTGCCAAACTCTCGGGTGGCCAACGCCAGAGGATTTCAATCGCCAGGGCTTTGCTTAAAAACGCGCCTATCCTTATTCTTGACGAAGCAACCTCGGCCCTTGACACTGAATCAGAGAGAGAAGTCCAGAGAGCTTTGGAAAATTTAATGAAGAACAGGACTTCGATGGTGATCGCCCACCGCCTTTCAACAATTCGGAATTCAGACCGAATTATTGTCATGCAGAACGGGAGAATTGTCGAAGAAGGGAGCCATGATGAGCTGCTGACAAAAGGCGGCGTCTATGAA
This window harbors:
- the msbA gene encoding lipid A export permease/ATP-binding protein MsbA, producing the protein MTEKQIIKRVYQEVKPYRSTMIIAMICMAFVASLSALQAYMVKPLLDKIFFEKNSTILNILPIALIAIFLAKGFFYYGYNVLLEKVGQSVILKLRKKIYDHLLTLDISFFHNTPTGELISRVISDVTLMQTAVSHSLIGILKDCLQVISLLGVIFYQDWKLASISMIFLPLSILPIVYFGRIHRSLSTKTQQTMAQVSNNLHEIIGGNRIVKAFCMEGYESLRFFGIIEKLFGIFITEAKVKSFSHSFMELVGGIFVAWVIWYGGHEVLADHSTPGTFFSFLTALVMIYEPIKGLSKVNSSVQQGFASATRVYTVLDTEPRILDSPSAENIPLMSEGIEFKDVTFTYDNKITVLDHINLTIRKGEALALVGTSGAGKTTLVNLVPRFYETGAGQVLLDGRDIKNVTIKSLRNQIAMVTQQTILFNDTIRNNIAYGDPEKSEEDIINAAKAAFALDFINNLPDGFDTVIGEGGAKLSGGQRQRISIARALLKNAPILILDEATSALDTESEREVQRALENLMKNRTSMVIAHRLSTIRNSDRIIVMQNGRIVEEGSHDELLTKGGVYEMLHNMQHHP
- a CDS encoding mannose-1-phosphate guanylyltransferase/mannose-6-phosphate isomerase codes for the protein MIPVILAGGSGTRLWPLSRGLYPKQFLPLAEKRTMLQATVERVVKVDGAEPPLIICNHEHRFLVGEQLQGIQVGSGGIILEPVGRNTAPAAVLASLLAVEGGGDPVILLLPADHVIRDEMAFAEAVAAGEKLAAAGSLLTFGIVPDLPETGYGYICKGKPLAEDSAFQVDRFVEKPDLATATRYLESGQYLWNSGMFMFKASVLLAEIEKFAPEILDSCRRAFAGRSMDLDFIRLAQDKFEACPSDSIDYAVMEKTDKAVVIPLDCGWSDVGSWRSLHEVSRSDANGNVINGDVLVKDVTNCYLRSESRLLAAVGLDDHVVVETADAVVVAPKGRSQDVKAIVEQLSKANRCEAKLHRRVYRPWGSYEGIDAADRFQVKRIIVKPGASLSLQMHHHRAEHWVVVRGTAKVTVGEKVLTVSENQSTYIPVGEKHRLENPGVIQLELIEIQTGSYLGEDDIVRFEDVYGRQGRSD
- a CDS encoding homoserine O-acetyltransferase, whose product is MSEYIEHDPGSTSAGLTEKKYFTFGSRENGLTLESGSSIGPLTIAYETLGTLSRKKDNAILVTHALSGDSHMAGCYTAKDPKPGWWDIMIGPGKGIDTDKYFVICSNVLGGCMGTSGPSSINPSTGCQYGLQFPVVTIGDMVKAQKRLIDHLGVEKLLSVIGGSIGGMQVLEWSVRYPEMLASAVPLATTTRHSALAIAFNEIGRQAIMTDPNWNKGAYYDGPKPDLGLAVARMVGHVTYLSDEAMRNKFGRRLQNRSDFSFNFDVDFQVESYLRYQGAKFVQRFDANSFLYITKAADYFDLSAQHGGGSEIEAFSRARAKFLVVSFTSDWLYPTYQSKAMVKAMKKNGLDVSFCEITAECGHDAFLLPNDRLSRLIRSFLERVARHERK
- the metW gene encoding methionine biosynthesis protein MetW produces the protein MRYDLQIIASWVEPGSKVLDLGCGSGELLQYLEETKNITGTGIEGSEELATRAIDKGLQVLQGDINEEVLDYQDDYFDYVVLSQTLQQVFEPHVLIRELLRIGRFVIVSFPNFSHWSIRLQLLFNGYAPKNSQLPYEWYDTPNIRVITIEDFRKFARRSPGCRIIKEAAINTESHGRKGKIITFLPNLRATYGIFLISRK
- a CDS encoding aminotransferase class I/II-fold pyridoxal phosphate-dependent enzyme, with amino-acid sequence MSDKPELDFATRVIHAGQKPADWEGATLPPIFQSASHAHPTAENLSDTFGGKTRDHIYMRLTNPTNRVLEEKLASLEGGAAAVVMASGMAAITNACLALLRAGDEFVTGNSLFMSTYVLFANIFKKYDITARFVESTDLTAIEQAINEKTRFVYLETIGNPKMDVPDLAKAAEIAHRHGLPLLVDNTLATPYLCRPIELGADIVIHSTTKYLSGHGDASGGVVIDSGRFDWTGERFPDLKPFIDRKGALAYLDKVWREHHINFGTTQAPLHAYLTMLGLDTLALRMERHLKNCLKVAEFLQGRPEVKWIKYSGLGDSPSHRTAVSQFGGLGFGGVLSFGLADQEQCFQFINNLELIYHLANLGDCKSLVIHPYSSQYLSFPEETRRMLSITSDLVRLSVGIESVKDICRDLGQALDRLSDKKSFKL
- the cysK gene encoding cysteine synthase A, translated to MNRIFPDVSKAIGMTPLVRLNNIATGLGATIYAKLESANPLFCVKDRIGVAMIDAAEKEGLINPETVIIEPTSGNTGIALAYICAARKYRLILTMPETMSMERRMLLKHFGAELVLTPGPEGMKGAINKAIELHGQTANSFMPNQFENPANPEIHRRTTAEEIWNDTDGGVDIFVAGVGTGGTITGVSEVIKKRKPSLRSVAVEPAASPVLSGGNPGPHKIQGIGAGFVPKILNTEMIDEVIQVTNEQAIETARALAKKDGILCGISSGAAAWAALKLGARPENAGKMIVVILPDTGERYLTTDLMEK
- a CDS encoding serine acetyltransferase gives rise to the protein MFSKDIENNQCIDDAENTSHLYDDIPPVVRELAASCKKHGCFDHLGAIPIPTHRTVVQIIDQARRILFPGYFSSVSINPANLEYCLGQETTELFENLAGQIIQAIQHECFQARQTCTRCKVQGYEIAVKFIQSLPEISAILATDIQAALDGDPAAKGADEVIFSYPGLLAISIYRLAHKLRELNVPVLPRIMTEHAHSLTGIDIHPGATIGKSFFIDHGTGVVIGETTTIGNRVRLYQGVTLGALSLPRDAGNRYRNVKRHPTIEDDVIIYANTTILGGETVIGARAVIGGNIWLTESVPPDTKVILKKPELVYSGNGKD